A region of the Pueribacillus theae genome:
GTCGTACGACTTGCATGTATTAGGCACGCCGCCAGCGTTCGTCCTGAGCCAGGATCAAACTCTCCGATAAAGTTGATAACCAATTATCAAAGGTTTATCAAAGGGTTGTTGCTCATGTATTGTTTCATTCGCTTGGCGTTTTGTTTAGTTTTCAAAGAACGATTTTTTATTCCGCCGCTCTCAATGGCGACTTTATTAATATAACATATCAGCAAACTGTGTGTCAACAACTTTTTTAGAGTTATTGGGTCGCTTTCTCGCAGCGACATTTCCTACTATACCATGCGTATTACTACTCGTCAACCATATTTTTTATTTTTGTTTTCGGCCGGAAAATACATGAAATAAAAGATGTCAGTATTCTGAGATTGAAGTTTCTTCACTTCTATAAGACTCATCTTAATTAGATGCTCAATTAAAGGAAATAGTTCAAATCCGTAATCTTTCAAATCAGGATGATTCATGATTTCAGAAATTGGCCAAAACGTATCTTTCGTTTTCATTACTTTCAATAAGTGGCGACCGCCGATTTCTGCATTCATGTTTAATGATACAGAATGAGCCAATAAAAGAAGTTCAATTCTTTTTTCAAGCGGTTCCTGGCTTCCTATAAGCTCAGCGTAAAGCTTATAAATTTCCGGCTTAATTTTTTTCACTTGATCCCATACTGTCACTTCAGGATATAACCCATATTCAAGAACAGCTATGCGTGCTAAGTGATGGAGTGCTTTCAAAATATGATGAAAAGCGTCCAAATATTGATTGGAGGCAAAAAGCTGTTTTCCTTCAGAAAATTGTACAATAAACTTCGCAAATTCAATGCCGATTTTTTTCTCGCGATCTTCCACAGGAAATTCAATCAATCGCGTTTTAATTTTTTTAACATAGTCGTCACGCTCATATTTCGTTTCACCACTTAAAAACCATTCAAGTATATGCCTGTTACTGGCTGCGAACAGCTGATCATTTATGCATTTATCACTAAAGGTGAATATACCTGTCTTTTTATTATGAATGTAATAATGTTTTACTAACCATGACGGGTGAAGATTTTCTACAATAATAAGAATGATGACATCAAATGAATATTTTATTAACTCCATTTGATCTGTTTCTTCTATTATTAAAATACCCAATGTGTCAGGATGGCCGATTCTTTCTTTATAAAGATTTGAGAAAACAGTTTCCATTGATGCTCCTCCATTCCTCTTCACTCGCGAATTGGACAGGATGATTAAGTGAGTATTTAAGAAGTTCAACAAGTTTTCGGTTTTTCCTTTTTTAAGCATTCAAAAAAATATGCTATACTCATTAAGAGCTTATACAGAAGCGGCAGGAGGAGCGAACAATGTCAATTAAATATTCAAACAAAATTAATAAAATAAGAACTTTCGCTTTGGCGTTAATTTTTATCGGCATCATTATCATGTATTTAGGAATTTTCTTTCGAACCTCAATGCTTGTCATGTCCATTTTTATGATATTAGGGTTCCTTGCCGTCTTATCCAGTGCGCTCGTCTATGCATGGATAGGAATGCTCTCGACGCGTGCTGTGCAAGTAACTTGTCCATCATGTAAAAAAGTGACGAAAATGCTGGGGCGGGTTGACGCATGCATGTACTGCAAAGAGCCGCTCACCCTTGATCCGGAGTTAGAAGGAAAGGAATTTGACGAAAAATACAACCGAAAAAAAGGATATTTAAAAAGCTGAGCTGCCATTATCTATTAGGCGCTCAGCTTTCTTCCTTTGACGAATAATAATTAATGTTTCGATGCCTTTTGGCAATCTGGACAAAGCCCGTAAACCTCCATACGATGGTTTCCAACCTTAAAGCCTGTAACGGATTCGGCGACTGACTCAATTTCATCCAAACCAGGGTAATGGAAGTCGCGAATATCGCCACAGTTTTCACAAATAATATGGTAGTGATTGGTTGTAACATAATCGAATCGGCTTGAAGAATCACCATATGTCAGTTCATTAACAAGTCCGACTTCTTTAAAGACGCGCAAATTGTTGTAGACTGTTGCGACACTCATATTCGGAAATTTACCTTCCAAAGCCTTATATATATCATCCGCTGTCGGATGTGACATGGAATCAATTAGAAATTCCAATATCGCATGACGTTGTGGAGTAATCCGCACTCCAGAGCTTTTAAGCTTGTCAACCGCTTCATTTAACACTGATGACATCGCCATGCACCTCTCTTTCTATAGACATTCTTTCTTTATAATGTTTATAATAAGTATACCTTTTTTGTTGAAAAGTTGCAATCATGGCATTAAACCACTAGGATGATTTGTTTAATATCCTTTCTTAAGATCGACTTGATTGATATAATTCCCATTACCGCTCCGATAAACCGATAAATTATGTTCGAAAATTTCAAAGACACGATCTTGGTAAGCCGGTGATACACCTGACACGTGAGGTGTAATGGTCACATTTTCCATAGACCATAATGGAGAGTTGTCATCAAGCGGTTCTTTTTTAAATACATCTAGAACAGCGTGAGCAATTTCTCCATTATGAAGCGCTTCGATTAAAGCATTTTCACAAACTGTCGATCCGCGGCCGATATTAATAAAAACAGCTTCTTTTTTCATGGCTTTAAATTGTTCTTTTCCAAACAAATTTTCCGTCGCCTTTGTCCCTGGTAAAACAGAAACAACAAAATCTGCTCTTGGCAATAAGTCTTTAAGCTGATCCCCACAAAACATTTCATCAAAGTTTTCTGCCTGTCTTCCACTACGGTTGTAGCCAAGTGTTGTCATGCGAAATGCTTTTGAAAGCCTAGCAATTTCTTTTCCAATTGCACCTGCCCCTATTACAGCAATCGTCTTCCCAGAAATTTCTTGCATTCTAACGCGATCCCACACTCGATTTTCCTGGTTTTTCAGTAAAACCGGCACTTTCCTATAGACATTCAACATATTTGCAATTGTATATTCGGCCATTGGAATCGCATGGATCCCGGAAGAATTTGTAAGAAGAATTTGTTTTTCTGCAATTTTTTCAAATGGCATGCGTTCAATTCCTGCTGACATGACCATAATCCATTTTAGATTATAGGCTTGTTCTATATGGCTGTCTGTAATGTCATTACCATACGTAAGAAGAACTTCTGCATCCTTTAGTTCTGGTTCAGCCTCTTCAATGTTTCTGCAAAAGACAAACTCAATTTCTGGATACTTTTCCTTAACATCTTTTTGAATCGAGCGTTTTATAAGATCAGATGAAACAATTTTCACGGGTAAGGCACCTCTTTTACGAAGATTTTATTTTTTACTGTATAAAAGAATAACTTTCGTAGCTATTTGTTAGAGGTTCATAGTGTAAGCGCGATATACCGAGACTAGCTCTGTGAGTGCTAAGCCTTCTGCCTTCGCCTTAAAAGGCTTGCCAATCGGCAAGTTTTCTTTAAAAAAGCGGCATCCATTGCTAAAATGAAAAAGAGCGCGAGCGAAAGCCCACGCTGACATTCCGAAAGAGGTATGATCTTACCATATCCTATGCCAGCGTTTTTCTTTCGTATAGACGATTGCCTTTAAAAAGTATACATAATTATAATTATAGTATTTTATTCTCCAATTGTTCCTTTTTTCCCTCTAAAAAAATGAAAAGTATAAGGAGGTATTTCATGAATAAGATGAATTCAGAAAAACTGCACGAAGAAGCACAAGACCATATCGTAGGAGGCGTCAACAGCCCATCACGTTCGTACAAAGCAGTAGGAGGCGGATCCCCAATCTATATGGAGCGGGCGAAAGGCGCTTACTTTTGGGATGTTGACGGCAATCAATACATCGATTACCTCGCGGCATATGGCCCAATCATTACCGGACATGCACATCCGCATATCACAAAAGCAATTAAACAAACAGCGGAAAATGGTGTACTGTATGGAACACCGACAAAACTGGAAAATGAATTTGCCAAAACATTAAAACAAGCAATTCCTTCATTGGAAAAAGTCCGCTTCACAAATTCGGGAACAGAAGCAGTCATGACGACCATTCGCGTCGCGAGAGCTTATACGGGAAGAGATAAAATTATAAAGTTCGCCGGTTGCTATCACGGCCACTCCGATCTCGTTCTCGTTGCGGCAGGCTCAGGTCCTTCAACCCTTGGAACGCCGGATTCCGCCGGTGTCCCAAAGTCAATTGCCCGCGATGTCATTACTGTGCCGTTTAATAATATCGAAGCATTTCGCGAAGCGCTTGAGCATTGGGGTAACGAAACAGCAGCTGTTCTCGTGGAGCCAATTGTCGGGAACTTCGGCATCGTACAACCTAAAAAAGGTTTCCTTGAAGAAGTGAATCGCCTTGCGCATGAATATGGGGCGCTTGTTATATACGATGAAGTGATTACCGGATTTCGGTTTACATACGGCAGTGCACAACAGATCCTAGGTATTGAGCCTGACATGACCGCCCTTGGAAAAATTATTGGCGGCGGATTGCCGATCGGAGCCTACGGTGGGAGAAAAGAAATTATGGAGCAGGTTGCACCGCTCGGACCTGCATACCAGGCAGGCACAATGGCGGGAAATCCACTATCAATGGCAGCAGGGCTCGCTTGTTTAGAAATTCTTGAAGATAAACATGTCTATCAAGAAATGGATCGGCTTGGAAAGAAACTAGAAGAAGGCTTGCTTTCCCTTGCCAGAGAAAATCATATTCCAATCACGATTAATCGTTTAAAGGGAGCGCTGACCGTCTTCTTTACAGATAAAGAAGTGACAAACTATGAAGAAGCTGAGCAAAGTGACAGCGAACAATTTGCAAAGTTTTTCAAACTGATGCTCAGCCAAGGAATCAACCTCGCCCCTTCTAAATACGAAGCGTGGTTTTTAACGACAGAGCATACGGATGAAGAGATCGAAAAAACATTGGAAGCAGCTGAATTTGCATTTGGCTCAATGTAATTCTTTATGCTTGCCAATTGCTGCAAATCACTGTATAGTACAGTCGATAGATGATGAGCTCACTACTTTTTGGAAAGGACTTTCTCATTCGAATGAAATTTGGCGCTCGAATTTTAAAAACTGGTATAGCGATTGCACTTTCCTTATATGTAGCCATGCTATTGCACTTAGAACCAGTAACATTTGCGGCAGTTTCGGCGGTGTTTGCGGTACAGCCGTCTGTTTATCGTTCTTACCAAACAATTATTGATCAGTTCCAAGCGAATATTATTGGGGCTGTTGTTGCGATTATTTTTGTGCTTACATTAGGTAACGAACCATTCATTATCGGAATTGCAGCCATGTTAATTATCGCAATTAGTATTAAGCTGAAAACGGAAAAAACCATTCCGCTTGCTATTGTCACTCTTATTCTTATTATGGAAACGACGAACGGGAATTTCTTCGAATTTTCCCTTTCTCGTTTAGCTGTTATTATGGTCGGCGTATTATGCTCATTTGTCGTGAACTTATTCTTTTTGCCTCCAAAACATGAAACGAAGCTCTTTCAAAAAATTACTACCACTACAGAATATATGACACAATGGATTCGCTTGATCAGCCGCCACGATGCGGAGCACTTAGCTTTAAAAGAAGATTTGACGAGGTTGAGAGAAGAAATCATCGAAATCAATCAACTTTACCTTCTATATAAAGAAGAAAGAGGCTATTTCAAAAAAAATGAATATACAAAAGGCCGGAAGCTCGTCTTATTTAGGCAAATGATCAACACATTGGAAAAAGCTCTAAATGTCCTTAGAAATTTGAATTTCCAAGAGCAAAAAATTCTTGACTTGCCTGATGAAATGCAGGAACTTCTAAGAGAACAACTTGACTACTTAACCCAATTCCATGAACGGACACTTTTAAAATACAGTGGAAAAGTCAGACATGAATCAAACGAAGAAATATTGTCAGAAATTGAAAAGGGAGAAAGTGCGTTAACCGAGCAATTCGTTACTTATAATGAAAAGAATACTCTTCCTAAAGAAGATTGGACAGAGCTTTTTCAAACAATTGGCCTTATTATCGGCTATAAAGACCATTTAAAACATCTCGATTTACTGATTGACAGCTTTTACACTTATCATCCCGATGAAACAGTGTTAAATGGGGAATAATAGTAAAACCAAAAAAAGCCTGCCTTTTCATCGATTGGAAAAGGCAGGCTTTTTACGTCATTTAAGAACGGGAACCTGTTCCGCTAGTAGAATTCACGGAATTGAATAATCTTTCCTTAGCTGCTACGTACTCGTTATATAGCTTATCAATAAGTGCCGCTGCATGAGTTACCTCATTAATTGCGCCAATACCTTGTCCGCATCCCCAAATATCCTTCCATGCCTTCTTCTTCCCTTCAGCAAAACTCATCTTAGATGGGTCACTTTCAGGCAGAGCGTTAGGATCAAGGCCTGCAGCCTTGATTGATGGCGCCAAATAATTTCCATGGACACCAGTGAAGAGATTGCTGTAAACAATATCATCAGATGTGCTTTCAACAATCATTTGCTTATAGCCATCCACAGCACGTGCTTCGTGAGTGGCAATAAACGGAGAGCCGATATAGGCAAAATCAGCTCCCATCGCTTGAGCAGCCAATATTCCGTCTCCAGTTGCGATGGATCCTGACAAAGCAAGCGGGCCATCAAACCATTGCCTGATTTCTTGAATTAAAGCAAACGGGCTTTTCGTTCCTGCATGGCCGCCCGCTCCTGCTGCTACTGCAATCAAACCATCTGCCCCTTTGTCAATTGCCTTGTGTGCAAACGTGTTATTGATCACGTCATGCAATACTGGTGCTCCATAGCTGTGTGCCGCATCATAGATTTCCTCGCGCGCGCCCAAAGAAGTAATAATAATCGGTACTTTGTATTTCACACATAGTTCCATATCATGCTCTAGCCGCTCATTGGACCTGTGCACGATTTGATTAATCGCAAACGGTGCTGCTGGCCGATCCGGGTTGCGCGCGTTGTAAGAAGCGAGCTCCTCCGTAATTTCCGCTAACCATTCGTCAAGCTGTGAAGCGGGTCTCGCATTTAACGCTGGCATCGATCCTACAATCCCTGCCTTGCATTGCTCAATGAGCAACTTGGGATTACTGATAATAAATAGCGGTGAACCGATGACAGGAAAGCGCAATCCTTTAAGTACTGTTGGAATGTTTGACATTTTTTATCCCCCATTCAATTATGTAATTTCACTTTTCTCCATATGCTCTTTCTTAATTTTTTTTAACTCTTGAAGTGTTTCTTCACACCAATCCAATACAGACTTTGTATAATGGATGGCAAATCTAAGCGCCATAAACTGATACCTTAATCGGTCGCCGTAATTGTCAATAATTGGGGTAAGCTATTTTTCCTCTTCTAAATATCC
Encoded here:
- a CDS encoding NAD(P)H-dependent flavin oxidoreductase, whose translation is MSNIPTVLKGLRFPVIGSPLFIISNPKLLIEQCKAGIVGSMPALNARPASQLDEWLAEITEELASYNARNPDRPAAPFAINQIVHRSNERLEHDMELCVKYKVPIIITSLGAREEIYDAAHSYGAPVLHDVINNTFAHKAIDKGADGLIAVAAGAGGHAGTKSPFALIQEIRQWFDGPLALSGSIATGDGILAAQAMGADFAYIGSPFIATHEARAVDGYKQMIVESTSDDIVYSNLFTGVHGNYLAPSIKAAGLDPNALPESDPSKMSFAEGKKKAWKDIWGCGQGIGAINEVTHAAALIDKLYNEYVAAKERLFNSVNSTSGTGSRS
- a CDS encoding YgzB family protein, with the protein product MSIKYSNKINKIRTFALALIFIGIIIMYLGIFFRTSMLVMSIFMILGFLAVLSSALVYAWIGMLSTRAVQVTCPSCKKVTKMLGRVDACMYCKEPLTLDPELEGKEFDEKYNRKKGYLKS
- a CDS encoding glutamate-1-semialdehyde 2,1-aminomutase, producing MNKMNSEKLHEEAQDHIVGGVNSPSRSYKAVGGGSPIYMERAKGAYFWDVDGNQYIDYLAAYGPIITGHAHPHITKAIKQTAENGVLYGTPTKLENEFAKTLKQAIPSLEKVRFTNSGTEAVMTTIRVARAYTGRDKIIKFAGCYHGHSDLVLVAAGSGPSTLGTPDSAGVPKSIARDVITVPFNNIEAFREALEHWGNETAAVLVEPIVGNFGIVQPKKGFLEEVNRLAHEYGALVIYDEVITGFRFTYGSAQQILGIEPDMTALGKIIGGGLPIGAYGGRKEIMEQVAPLGPAYQAGTMAGNPLSMAAGLACLEILEDKHVYQEMDRLGKKLEEGLLSLARENHIPITINRLKGALTVFFTDKEVTNYEEAEQSDSEQFAKFFKLMLSQGINLAPSKYEAWFLTTEHTDEEIEKTLEAAEFAFGSM
- a CDS encoding aromatic acid exporter family protein, with protein sequence MKFGARILKTGIAIALSLYVAMLLHLEPVTFAAVSAVFAVQPSVYRSYQTIIDQFQANIIGAVVAIIFVLTLGNEPFIIGIAAMLIIAISIKLKTEKTIPLAIVTLILIMETTNGNFFEFSLSRLAVIMVGVLCSFVVNLFFLPPKHETKLFQKITTTTEYMTQWIRLISRHDAEHLALKEDLTRLREEIIEINQLYLLYKEERGYFKKNEYTKGRKLVLFRQMINTLEKALNVLRNLNFQEQKILDLPDEMQELLREQLDYLTQFHERTLLKYSGKVRHESNEEILSEIEKGESALTEQFVTYNEKNTLPKEDWTELFQTIGLIIGYKDHLKHLDLLIDSFYTYHPDETVLNGE
- a CDS encoding nucleotidyltransferase-like protein gives rise to the protein METVFSNLYKERIGHPDTLGILIIEETDQMELIKYSFDVIILIIVENLHPSWLVKHYYIHNKKTGIFTFSDKCINDQLFAASNRHILEWFLSGETKYERDDYVKKIKTRLIEFPVEDREKKIGIEFAKFIVQFSEGKQLFASNQYLDAFHHILKALHHLARIAVLEYGLYPEVTVWDQVKKIKPEIYKLYAELIGSQEPLEKRIELLLLAHSVSLNMNAEIGGRHLLKVMKTKDTFWPISEIMNHPDLKDYGFELFPLIEHLIKMSLIEVKKLQSQNTDIFYFMYFPAENKNKKYG
- the perR gene encoding peroxide-responsive transcriptional repressor PerR, giving the protein MAMSSVLNEAVDKLKSSGVRITPQRHAILEFLIDSMSHPTADDIYKALEGKFPNMSVATVYNNLRVFKEVGLVNELTYGDSSSRFDYVTTNHYHIICENCGDIRDFHYPGLDEIESVAESVTGFKVGNHRMEVYGLCPDCQKASKH
- a CDS encoding D-2-hydroxyacid dehydrogenase, with translation MKIVSSDLIKRSIQKDVKEKYPEIEFVFCRNIEEAEPELKDAEVLLTYGNDITDSHIEQAYNLKWIMVMSAGIERMPFEKIAEKQILLTNSSGIHAIPMAEYTIANMLNVYRKVPVLLKNQENRVWDRVRMQEISGKTIAVIGAGAIGKEIARLSKAFRMTTLGYNRSGRQAENFDEMFCGDQLKDLLPRADFVVSVLPGTKATENLFGKEQFKAMKKEAVFINIGRGSTVCENALIEALHNGEIAHAVLDVFKKEPLDDNSPLWSMENVTITPHVSGVSPAYQDRVFEIFEHNLSVYRSGNGNYINQVDLKKGY